One window of the Zea mays cultivar B73 chromosome 3, Zm-B73-REFERENCE-NAM-5.0, whole genome shotgun sequence genome contains the following:
- the LOC109945358 gene encoding protein LURP-one-related 5, translating into MSTRIHPSSSDAAGRARLRAAEERERERRPAVYTVWKRSSMGFQGTDGFCVYDDAGGLAFRVDNYSRRRKLCAGELLLMDGTGTPLLSLRPQLLSLHDRWNCYTATEDAAVDKKTTSPAQQQVFTMSRCSALRSSDDAEVHMAGSAAAAASSSSLSCKRPQAVAAAAPGYRVEGSFSGRSCKIRRGSDGREAARVTRKSAGVASRPAATLGDDVFSLVVQPGVDVATVMAIVVVMDRICRRRPYTPMVCSSSSQ; encoded by the exons ATGAGTACACGGATACACCCTTCGTCCTCGGACGCGGCCGGCCGTGCCCGTCTTCGGGCTGCGGAGGAACGGGAACGGGAACGCCGGCCGGCGGTGTACACGGTGTGGAAGAGGTCCAGCATGGGCTTCCAGGGCACCGACGGCTTCTGCGTGTACGACGACGCCGGCGGGCTCGCGTTCCGCGTCGACAACTACTCCCGCCGCCGCAAGCTCTGCGCCGGCGAGCTGCTGCTCATGGATGGCACGGGCACGCCTCTCCTCTCCCTCAGGCCACAG CTTCTCAGCCTGCACGACCGATGGAACTGCTACACAGCGACGGAAGACGCCGCCGTCGACAAGAAGACCACGTCGCCGGCGCAGCAGCAAGTCTTCACGATGAGCAGGTGCTCAGCTCTGCGGAGCAGCGACGACGCAGAGGTCCACATGGCAGGCtctgctgccgctgctgcatcgTCGTCGTCCCTCAGCTGCAAGCGCCCGCAGGCCGTGGCAGCCGCCGCTCCCGGCTACCGAGTGGAGGGCTCCTTCTCGGGGCGGAGCTGCAAGATCCGGCGCGGCAGCGACGGCAGGGAGGCGGCGCGGGTAACGAGGAAGAGCGCCGGCGTGGCGTCCAGGCCGGCGGCCACGCTTGGGGACGACGTGTTCAGCCTCGTCGTCCAGCCGGGCGTCGACGTGGCCACCGTCATGGCGATCGT